GTCTGTGATGATGATGACATTCATGAGTgcaaagatgatgatgaaagCATGAAATCAAGCCTTGGTCATAAGGTCAGcagttgtattatttttttgccTCAGAAATCTGTGATACATCTTTGGACTAGGTTGAAATACTACCTTCTGTACTTATGTAacttgaaattgtatttttgccAAATTTTTCCTTTATAACAAACTACATAATTGGTTCTTGTTATTGGCTGACATGACAGGCTACAGCTTACTGTGAACCTAGTTTGGGAAAGTTGAGTTTAAATAGGGAAGTATCTCAGGCTGAATGTAGAGGTCCAGGGAGTTTCGAGTTATTACAAATTGATTGCTTGAATGGAAAGGGAAAGAATCTGGAATGCGATATAGTTGAAGCTGGTTGCCAGGAGATTCTCGGTTTGAAGAAAAATGGATCAATCATTGATGTTATGGGATCAACTTCAGAAAATGATGTGGTCTTAACCAGGGCTAATACAGTGAAACCTAGGGAAACCCAAACCGGGCCACTCACACCTGGTGTTGTTCTTAGTCATTCATCTGAAAGGTGAGCTGTATTTCATGCTTAGGTTTGCTTGGGTGTTTCATATGACTTCTCTTTATGGGCTTTTAAACTGATATGAACCTGTTTTTATCCAcgtgatctttttttttttttggcataaGCATGAACACATTTGATTCTAATTTTAGTCTAAATTGAAGCTTATAACATGGGAACAGGACTCAATCTGCTATATGACGGCTGTAAGCCATGATTAGCATTTTAACTTCAAACATGAATGTAGGTCTTTCTTTTTGGACTGTTCTATTGCCTGTGGTTGTGAGAATAGATGCATTCTATAAATTGGGCTAGTTAATTCACTCACATGTTTTTACTCTGCTGctgaattatgttttattaaacaTGGTTTAAAAGTTGAGCTAGTAAAAATATACTCCTGTTTTGGGTTATTTTTTAGCTCTCTCCACCccccaaaagagaaaaaaaaaaaaaaccaaaacagaAGGGAAACTCAAGTCTTGATTCCAATGTTCTTTGGGTTGATTCAACCAAACATTGATAATGATGGATCGTTTTAAAGTTACTTATATATTATAGTTTCCTGTGTTATTTGTTATTGCTTTGGCCTTGTTATGGTTTAGAAATTGAAGGATAGGAAAGTGATTTAGCTCATTTGGTTTCATATGTGATTAATATCTTGTCTATTTTAGCCTAAGAAAATAAAGTGGAAGAGAAAATTGTAGATGTTAAGCCTATGGTCTGCTGATGATTAGGTTTGAGAATGAAAGTTTACTTGCAAATGAGAGAGTTCGTCAAGTTCGTAAAGCACCAAGCTTTAGTGGTCCATTGATGCTTCCTAATCGAGCATCTGGGAACAGCTTATCAGCTCCAATTAAACCATCAGGAGGTAACAAATTCATAGCATTTAGGatcattattgtttttttatcacCTGGGTCACCACCAGTGCTACTATTATAGCTgctaggatatatatatatatatattatagcaAATTTTCTCCTACAACAGGGTTTAGGGATTGTCTGGATGAGAAGTCAAAGGCTAGTCTGGTGCAAATTAAAGGTCGATTTTCAGTAACATCAGAAAATTTAGATCTTGTAAAGGTAAGACTCAATTTTAGTACTATATTTGTTCTCCCATGCAACTTCACTAACCAAATATTAATTTCTAGGATATTCCTTTAGGTACAGTTTCACGCCGATCTTTGCAGGTGGGCTATTGGTCTTTGGCTCTTtgcttaaatattattatattaacaatattaattgtCCACTTCTTATTGGTTGCTCTGTTTCTTCTTTAGTTTCAGACTTCACCTATCAGAAAGTCTGCTAGCGTAGGGGATTGGATACTTGAATCAAAACAAGTGGTTTGTGATCTATATCTTTCCTTCAACGTGGTTGattatgaatttttgtactgTTTCATTTATTGCAACATTTTGCATCTTGAAGCTTAAGGATCTCTTATTAACAGAGGAACTGGTATTAAGGTGTGTGCCCAGGTAATAAGGTGAGGCAGAAATCAAGGAAAGGTCCTCTCTTCCTTCTGGTGGGAGACACCTTTATTGAGGCACATGCCATTGAAAAGGCACTGAAAGACTTTCCTCACTCAACCAACTTTTTTCTGTTTGTTTATAATACAACGAGCTGATAGTAGCAAAAAAATAACTTGTTATTTTGCTTCAATAAAGGAAAGGTGCTAACATCCATGTATTAACAACTTGATAACCACACTTCATAGAAATCAAGTATATATTCATCTCATCTTTTATGTAGCCCTATTTATCTGCTAATGGAAGCTTTCCAGTATGTTGCTGCACTAAATAAATAAGTTGTTTTCTTATGGACCATTTCTTTTCAGGCTATCAATCATGCCCCTAAGGATTTGACCAATGGTAGTGTGTCCACATCGATTCTTACAACTCACCTTCAAAATCTTTTCCAGCGAACCTCACTGCAACAGGTAAAGACTTTGAGTTGAGACAGtatcttattttgtttataGAGTGCCTGCCTTAAAGATGAATGATGTTCTCACTGGAAATTTCTTCGGCATGCTAGGATCTTATCGTGAATTTGTTGAATAGCTTGCAGCCAGCTGAGGTTGTAGATGGTCAGTGAAAGCTGATCTTCCTATTTCTTTGGCATGATTAAACTAGGAAATACAGTGTTTAGCAGTGTAGtaatcatttttctattttgtttttccaGCCTCACAAAATGGAAAGTTGCCTGTTCTACCTCGTTCCGAGAGCAATGGGAATGTGAGAGCCTTGTCATTGTTTAGTGTTAAGTAATTTCAAGTGGTTTCTTCTTTTGTCCCTCTCTGATCTTCGTGTTGTTTGAATAGGTTGAACTTGAAACAGCAGCTTCTGAGAGGGAGCGTCTACTGCTCGGCAAGATCTTAGAGCTACAATCTAGGTCGGTTGTCATGAATTCTATACCAAGTAATTTTGTACCTTGgtttcccactacacatccaacTTTCTCCTGATAGTCTCTTTGTTGAACACTTATTGTGGCagaatgatgaatttgaggGATGAATTGAATGCTGAAAAGTGGAGATATGAAGAGGTGAGTTTCTTACAGAGTTTTTATATAAATGAGAATAGCAGCTTCTACTTTATTCTACGATTGCGGTGTCACTgattagaaaaaaagaaaaaagaagcacATGATATATGGAGTAATGATGGGTTAGTAGGGGGTGATGATTTGAACAATGAAAATGCAGTTGCAACAAGAACTAAGGCTCATGGCTGGTGCGGAAGAGAATGGAGATGATGCTGCGTGAAAAAGAATGGGGGCGTCGTTAACAACGTTAGAAACAGAATACGGCAGGGAGCTCTTTTAATTACTGAATAAGCAAATGTTATGCGTACATGACGAGGATGTTTTCTTCCATATTTCcatgtaaatataatttatatcccAGAGTGCAGTGCAGAGGCAAAGcccatttattatttatttattatggaACGTAACCTATAAGCTTTGCCTTTCTGTAAAGAACATCTTCtgtatattattattgaaaattgtatatacatacatatacgaAAGTTATTGAAATTTGCAAACAAACCATTTAAGATCTTATTATTTCAACTCCTTTGAACTTGTATTTATATTACCTTGAATTGTTTTATCTTTATAAAATCGGactattttagtattaaaacaatcttcattttcttccatgcTACCTTTCAAAATCCCTCCATTAAAAGGTTACATAATTTATGCTTCTTGGGTTAACGTTTTATGTTTGTCCCAAAAGTATTTAGTTtctgcttaattttttttatatctagTTAGTATTTGACTTTGTATTCTTTCATTCAAGTTGATACCTTTGCATCATGGTTTGCTTACGCAACACTGATAACCAATTTAAAGATGACATGTGGTAACCTTTTAACATGCCACGTggtaaacataattaaaaaaataaaaaaactttaaaaatatgtacattaataaaaaa
The Gossypium raimondii isolate GPD5lz chromosome 8, ASM2569854v1, whole genome shotgun sequence DNA segment above includes these coding regions:
- the LOC105791309 gene encoding serine/threonine-protein kinase BLUS1 isoform X2, which translates into the protein MRRMGGSRGYSANPSDYKLLEEIGYGASATVYRAIYLPFNDVVAIKCLDLDRCNSNLDDIRREAQTMSLIDHPNVIRAYCSFVVDRNLWVVMPFMSEGSCLHLMKIAYPDGLEEPAIGSILKEALKALDYLHRQGHIHRDVKAGNILLDNNGTVKLADFGVSACMFDAGDRQRSRNTFVGTPCWMAPEVLQPGSGYNSKADIWSFGITALELAHGHAPFSKYPPMKVLLMTIQNAPPGLDYDRDKKFSKSFKEMVAMCLVKDQTKRPTAEKLLKHSFFKHAKPPELSLKKLFSDLPPLWNRVKALQLKDAAQLALKKMPSAEQEALSQSEYQRGVSAWNFDLDDLKAQASLVCDDDDIHECKDDDESMKSSLGHKATAYCEPSLGKLSLNREVSQAECRGPGSFELLQIDCLNGKGKNLECDIVEAGCQEILGLKKNGSIIDVMGSTSENDVVLTRANTVKPRETQTGPLTPGVVLSHSSERFENESLLANERVRQVRKAPSFSGPLMLPNRASGNSLSAPIKPSGGFRDCLDEKSKASLVQIKGRFSVTSENLDLVKDIPLGTVSRRSLQTSPIRKSASVGDWILESKQVAINHAPKDLTNGSVSTSILTTHLQNLFQRTSLQQDLIVNLLNSLQPAEVVDASQNGKLPVLPRSESNGNVELETAASERERLLLGKILELQSRMMNLRDELNAEKWRYEELQQELRLMAGAEENGDDAA
- the LOC105791309 gene encoding serine/threonine-protein kinase BLUS1 isoform X1 → MRRMGGSRGYSANPSDYKLLEEIGYGASATVYRAIYLPFNDVVAIKCLDLDRCNSNLDDIRREAQTMSLIDHPNVIRAYCSFVVDRNLWVVMPFMSEGSCLHLMKIAYPDGLEEPAIGSILKEALKALDYLHRQGHIHRDVKAGNILLDNNGTVKLADFGVSACMFDAGDRQRSRNTFVGTPCWMAPEVLQPGSGYNSKADIWSFGITALELAHGHAPFSKYPPMKVLLMTIQNAPPGLDYDRDKKFSKSFKEMVAMCLVKDQTKRPTAEKLLKHSFFKHAKPPELSLKKLFSDLPPLWNRVKALQLKDAAQLALKKMPSAEQEALSQSEYQRGVSAWNFDLDDLKAQASLVCDDDDIHECKDDDESMKSSLGHKATAYCEPSLGKLSLNREVSQAECRGPGSFELLQIDCLNGKGKNLECDIVEAGCQEILGLKKNGSIIDVMGSTSENDVVLTRANTVKPRETQTGPLTPGVVLSHSSERFENESLLANERVRQVRKAPSFSGPLMLPNRASGNSLSAPIKPSGGFRDCLDEKSKASLVQIKGRFSVTSENLDLVKDIPLGTVSRRSLQFQTSPIRKSASVGDWILESKQVAINHAPKDLTNGSVSTSILTTHLQNLFQRTSLQQDLIVNLLNSLQPAEVVDASQNGKLPVLPRSESNGNVELETAASERERLLLGKILELQSRMMNLRDELNAEKWRYEELQQELRLMAGAEENGDDAA